One genomic segment of Pandoraea thiooxydans includes these proteins:
- a CDS encoding sigma-54 dependent transcriptional regulator, producing MTHETNRTLIYASRRHSEPLLGFLQERGWHVVPAKSAGEVGRLIQPAHPTSAALLDLSSGYSDRDLTLFENCMQPAHIGWVAATSPEQLENASVRRLIRDYCFDYVHIPCSNDAIANIVGHAYGMAALSDMIKQSAPEFSGSDQEMVGTCEVMQQLFRTIRKVANTDAPVFIFGESGTGKELSAVAIHERSPRSKGPFVAINCGAIPPHLMQSELFGYERGAFTGANQRKIGRVEAANGGTLFLDEIGDLPMESQAGLLRFLQQGAIERLGGHEVIPVNVRIISATNVNLEEAVKEGRFRMDLYHRLCVLRVDEPPLRARGQDIEILAHHVLQRFKGDNHRKIRGFTQCAVQAMYEYHWPGNVRELINRVRRAVVMADSRMISAKDLDLSQWAPTTIKTLEEIRADAEREAIEQALLRHCHRLTEVAKELGISRITLYRLMCRYGLRGGSDESGVPA from the coding sequence ATGACCCATGAAACCAATCGGACGCTGATTTATGCGTCACGGCGACATAGCGAGCCTTTGCTTGGTTTCCTGCAGGAACGCGGCTGGCACGTGGTGCCTGCCAAGTCTGCCGGAGAAGTCGGCCGTTTGATTCAGCCGGCGCACCCCACCTCGGCCGCGCTGCTCGATCTGAGCAGCGGCTATTCCGACCGCGATCTGACGCTGTTCGAGAACTGCATGCAGCCTGCCCATATCGGATGGGTGGCGGCGACCAGTCCCGAGCAACTGGAAAATGCCTCGGTGCGTCGGCTGATCCGCGACTACTGCTTCGACTACGTGCACATACCGTGCTCGAACGATGCGATTGCCAATATCGTAGGGCACGCCTACGGGATGGCCGCGCTGTCCGACATGATCAAGCAGTCCGCGCCGGAATTCTCGGGCAGCGATCAGGAAATGGTGGGCACCTGCGAAGTCATGCAGCAACTGTTTCGTACCATTCGCAAGGTTGCCAACACCGATGCGCCGGTATTCATCTTCGGCGAGTCGGGCACCGGCAAGGAACTGTCGGCGGTTGCCATTCACGAGCGCTCGCCACGCAGCAAAGGACCATTTGTCGCGATCAATTGCGGCGCTATTCCACCACACCTGATGCAATCCGAGTTGTTCGGCTACGAGCGGGGGGCGTTTACCGGCGCGAACCAGCGCAAGATCGGCCGCGTCGAGGCTGCCAACGGCGGCACGCTGTTCCTCGATGAAATCGGCGACCTGCCGATGGAGAGTCAGGCAGGCCTGCTGCGATTCCTGCAGCAGGGCGCGATCGAGCGGCTTGGAGGACACGAAGTCATTCCGGTCAACGTGAGGATCATCTCCGCGACCAATGTGAACCTGGAAGAGGCTGTCAAGGAAGGCCGCTTTCGCATGGATCTGTATCACCGCCTGTGCGTATTGCGGGTCGACGAGCCGCCGCTGCGGGCGCGCGGGCAAGACATCGAAATCCTTGCGCACCACGTGCTGCAACGCTTCAAGGGCGACAATCACCGCAAAATCCGCGGCTTCACACAATGCGCGGTACAGGCAATGTACGAGTACCACTGGCCCGGCAACGTTCGCGAGTTGATCAATCGCGTGCGGCGCGCCGTGGTCATGGCCGACAGCCGCATGATCTCGGCCAAGGATCTCGACTTGTCGCAGTGGGCGCCAACCACCATAAAAACGCTGGAAGAAATTCGCGCCGATGCAGAGCGCGAAGCGATTGAGCAGGCGCTGCTGCGCCATTGCCATCGTCTGACTGAAGTCGCAAAGGAATTGGGAATCTCTCGAATCACGTTGTACCGGCTGATGTGCCGGTACGGCTTACGTGGTGGTAGTGACGAATCGGGCGTGCCGGCCTGA
- the recR gene encoding recombination mediator RecR — protein sequence MPALTSLQELIEALRALPGVGPRSAQRIAYHLLQHDRSAATRLGEALLHASGEVRHCARCNTFTEVEVCETCQDPERDPSLLCVVETPADQLMVEQTLTFRGLYFVLMGRLSPLDGIGPKEIHFEQLIRRISDGVVKEVILATNFTNEGEATAHYLAQMLKARGLKASRLARGVPVGGELEYVDAGTIARAVLDRHTL from the coding sequence ATGCCCGCACTGACCAGTCTCCAGGAATTGATCGAAGCGCTGCGCGCACTGCCTGGCGTCGGCCCGCGATCGGCGCAGCGCATCGCTTACCACCTGTTGCAGCACGACCGCAGCGCGGCCACGCGGCTGGGCGAGGCATTGCTCCATGCATCCGGCGAAGTCCGGCACTGTGCCCGCTGTAATACGTTTACCGAGGTCGAAGTCTGCGAGACCTGCCAGGACCCGGAGCGCGACCCCTCGCTGCTGTGTGTGGTCGAAACGCCGGCCGACCAGTTGATGGTCGAGCAAACGTTGACCTTCCGCGGGCTCTACTTCGTCCTGATGGGGCGGCTCTCGCCGCTCGACGGCATCGGGCCCAAGGAGATCCACTTCGAGCAGTTGATCCGGCGCATCAGCGACGGCGTGGTCAAGGAAGTCATTCTGGCCACGAACTTCACCAACGAAGGCGAGGCCACCGCTCACTACCTCGCCCAAATGCTCAAGGCCCGCGGCCTCAAGGCGAGCCGCCTGGCGCGCGGTGTGCCGGTCGGCGGCGAGCTGGAATACGTCGACGCCGGCACCATCGCCCGCGCAGTGCTCGACCGGCATACACTGTAA
- a CDS encoding YbaB/EbfC family nucleoid-associated protein gives MLKGQLAGLMKQAQQMQENMKKMQDELAQIEVEGQSGAGLVKVVMTCKNDVRRVSIDPSLLADDKDMLEDLVAAAFNDAVRKAEATAQEKMGGMTAGMPLPPGFKLPF, from the coding sequence ATGTTGAAAGGACAACTCGCGGGCCTGATGAAGCAGGCTCAGCAGATGCAGGAAAACATGAAGAAGATGCAGGACGAGCTCGCCCAGATCGAAGTCGAGGGACAGTCGGGCGCCGGACTCGTCAAGGTCGTGATGACCTGCAAGAACGACGTGCGCCGCGTTTCCATCGATCCGAGCCTGCTGGCCGACGACAAGGACATGCTCGAAGATCTGGTGGCCGCCGCCTTCAATGATGCGGTCCGCAAGGCCGAGGCCACCGCCCAGGAAAAGATGGGCGGCATGACCGCCGGCATGCCTTTGCCGCCGGGTTTCAAGCTGCCGTTCTGA
- the dnaX gene encoding DNA polymerase III subunit gamma/tau, with translation MTYQVLARKWRPKGFSTLVGQEHVVRALTHALEQQRLHHAYLFTGTRGVGKTTLSRILAKALNCETGITAQPCGVCKACQAIDAGRFVDYVEMDAASNRGVDEMTSLLEKAIYAPVDARFKVYMIDEVHMLTGHAFNAMLKTLEEPPAHVKFILATTDPQKIPVTVLSRCLQFNLKQMPAGHIVDHLAHILGEEQIAFDNQALRLLAKAANGSMRDALSLTDQAIAYAAGPVNEEAVRGMLGAIDQSVLVRILDALHAGTPKDLIDLADELASRSFSFSAALQDMGSLLHKVALAQMAPDAVSDDWPEAADVRRLAELFAPEEVQLHYQIVTRARSELGLAPDEHSGFSMALLRMAAFRPLLSASPGSVGGVAPVGGAAARTAPRAASSAATAAAAPATPPAAAQAEAAAVPTATATAMSPAKAALAALQASSRSATQAARRAPAAEPRKVPEPAMAPAAPTTVREVESAAAHGEPGSPAEPNAATETARSDDAPLFVGEWPALAAQLPLRGLAQQLALQSELVSVSGRRFHLRVPLKQLGESGPSEKLREALGAHFGTPVELTIEIGAVNATAAAVAAEVRAQQQQAAEQAIGNDTFVQTLMNEFGAQIVPGSIRPVQ, from the coding sequence ATGACTTATCAAGTACTCGCGCGCAAATGGCGCCCCAAAGGATTCTCGACGCTGGTCGGCCAGGAGCACGTGGTGCGGGCCCTCACGCACGCGCTCGAGCAGCAGCGCTTGCACCACGCGTACCTTTTCACCGGGACGCGCGGCGTCGGCAAGACCACCCTGTCGCGCATCCTGGCCAAGGCGCTCAATTGCGAAACCGGCATCACCGCTCAGCCTTGCGGGGTCTGCAAGGCCTGCCAGGCGATCGACGCGGGACGCTTCGTCGATTATGTCGAGATGGACGCGGCGTCCAATCGCGGGGTCGACGAGATGACCTCGCTGCTCGAAAAGGCGATCTACGCGCCCGTCGATGCCCGCTTCAAGGTCTATATGATCGATGAAGTGCACATGCTGACCGGCCACGCCTTCAACGCGATGCTCAAGACGCTCGAAGAGCCGCCGGCGCACGTCAAGTTCATTCTGGCCACCACCGACCCGCAGAAGATCCCGGTCACGGTGCTGTCGCGCTGTCTGCAGTTCAATCTCAAGCAAATGCCGGCGGGTCATATCGTCGATCACCTCGCTCATATCCTGGGCGAGGAGCAGATCGCCTTCGACAACCAGGCATTGCGGCTGTTGGCCAAGGCGGCCAACGGCAGCATGCGCGACGCGTTGTCGCTGACCGACCAGGCGATCGCCTACGCGGCCGGACCGGTCAACGAAGAAGCCGTGCGCGGCATGCTGGGCGCGATCGACCAGAGCGTGCTGGTGCGGATTCTCGACGCCCTGCACGCCGGCACGCCCAAAGACCTGATCGATCTTGCCGACGAGCTCGCCAGCCGCAGCTTCTCTTTCTCGGCGGCACTGCAGGACATGGGCAGTCTGCTGCATAAAGTCGCGCTGGCGCAAATGGCGCCCGACGCGGTGTCCGACGACTGGCCGGAGGCCGCCGACGTGCGACGTCTGGCCGAGCTGTTCGCGCCCGAAGAAGTCCAGTTGCACTATCAAATCGTGACTCGCGCGCGTAGCGAGCTCGGGCTGGCGCCGGACGAACACAGCGGATTTTCGATGGCGTTGCTGCGCATGGCGGCATTTCGCCCGCTGCTGAGCGCATCGCCGGGCAGCGTCGGCGGTGTCGCACCGGTGGGCGGCGCTGCCGCGCGAACGGCTCCCCGGGCTGCCTCGTCCGCCGCAACGGCCGCGGCGGCACCGGCAACTCCGCCGGCAGCCGCGCAGGCAGAAGCGGCAGCGGTACCGACCGCGACGGCCACGGCCATGTCGCCGGCCAAGGCGGCGCTGGCCGCGCTGCAGGCTTCATCGCGCAGCGCCACGCAGGCGGCGCGCCGCGCGCCGGCCGCCGAGCCGCGCAAGGTGCCCGAGCCGGCCATGGCGCCAGCCGCGCCGACGACCGTGCGCGAGGTCGAAAGCGCTGCCGCGCATGGCGAACCGGGTTCACCCGCCGAGCCAAACGCGGCGACCGAAACGGCTCGCTCCGACGATGCACCGCTGTTCGTTGGTGAATGGCCCGCGCTGGCCGCGCAGTTGCCGTTGCGCGGTCTGGCCCAGCAACTCGCGTTGCAAAGCGAGCTGGTCAGCGTGAGCGGACGCCGGTTTCATCTGCGTGTGCCGCTCAAGCAGTTGGGCGAGAGCGGCCCGAGCGAAAAACTGCGCGAGGCCCTCGGCGCCCACTTCGGCACCCCGGTCGAACTGACGATCGAAATCGGCGCGGTCAACGCGACGGCCGCCGCCGTGGCGGCCGAAGTGCGGGCGCAGCAGCAGCAGGCAGCCGAACAGGCGATCGGCAACGACACCTTCGTCCAGACGCTGATGAACGAATTCGGTGCTCAAATCGTGCCCGGTTCGATCCGCCCAGTGCAATAA
- the trxA gene encoding thioredoxin TrxA, whose product MSEHIKHVTDASFDQEVLKSDKPVLLDFWAEWCGPCKMIAPILEEIAADPNFSSRVQIAKLDVDNNQATPPKFGIRGIPTLILFKNGAVAAQKVGALSKSQLTAFLDGNL is encoded by the coding sequence ATGAGCGAGCACATCAAACACGTCACCGACGCATCTTTCGATCAGGAAGTCCTGAAGTCGGACAAGCCTGTGTTGCTGGATTTCTGGGCTGAGTGGTGTGGCCCGTGCAAGATGATTGCACCGATTCTGGAAGAGATCGCCGCCGACCCGAATTTTTCCAGCCGTGTGCAGATCGCCAAACTGGACGTCGACAACAACCAGGCCACGCCGCCGAAATTTGGCATCCGAGGCATTCCGACGCTGATCCTGTTCAAGAACGGCGCGGTCGCGGCGCAGAAAGTCGGCGCACTGTCGAAATCGCAACTGACCGCGTTCCTCGACGGCAATCTGTAA